In one Acipenser ruthenus chromosome 10, fAciRut3.2 maternal haplotype, whole genome shotgun sequence genomic region, the following are encoded:
- the LOC117400582 gene encoding transmembrane protein 237-like isoform X1 produces MDTEIKKQHQHRALPPMPSQDTGVSTDEMPLGKPKKKTFKTSNGIGKTEESIMQPGSWRHSESKEPLTPEPPDMPPQRKRKKKKSLQIPESETSFMQNTPSEPSMQMETPNDNSVDNPDEEEVIRKPQKRTKKTHPADLQYANELGVEEDDIITDVQPPISPHALFTAPISNSQPVGKVFVERNRRFQAADRSELSKPTEQADDYMEVKSLWTTRDVALSVHRGFRVIGLFSHGFLAGYAVWNIIVVYVLAGNQLTTLLNLLQQYKTLAYPAQSLLYLLLAVSTISAFDRVNLAKMSMALRGFLTLDPAALASFLYFVALILSLSQQMTSDRINLYTSQSANDTLWPSGSEQQILQPWIAVNLVVALLVGIAWVFLSTRPEMDFTEDIIFAMKVEEYPKPEE; encoded by the exons ATGGATACAGAAATCAAGAAACAG cACCAGCATCGTGCCCTTCCACCAAtgccaag CCAAGACACTGGAG TTTCAACAGATGAGATGCCACTAGGCAAGCCTAAAAAGAAAACGTTCAAAACAAGCAATGGAATAGGTAagacagaag AGTCTATAATGCAGCCTGGCAGCTGGCGACATTCAGAAAGCAAAGAACCTCTGACCCCAGAACCTCCGGACATGCCCCCACAGCGtaagagaaagaagaaaaagtCATTGCAAATACCCG AGTCTGAAACGTCCTTTATGCAGAACACCCCATCAGAACCCTCCATGCAGATGGAGACGCCGAATGACAATAGTGTAGACAATCCGGATGAGGAAGAAGTGATCCGCAAGCCACAGAAGAGAACCAA AAAAACCCACCCCGCTGATCTCCAGTACGCCAATGAGCTTGGAGTGGAAGAGGATGACATCATCACTGATGTCCAGCCGCCCATTTCACCGCACGCTCTTTTCACAGCTCCCATCAGCAACAGCCAGCCAGTGGGAAAAGTGTTTGTGGAAAGAAACC gGCGATTTCAAGCTGCGGACAGGTCAGAGCTGAGTAAACCTACTGAACAAGCAGATGATTACATGGAGGTGAAATCCTTGTGGACAACAAGGGATGTGGCACTAAGCGTGCACCGGGGCTTCAG AGTGATCGGTCTGTTCTCTCACGGGTTCCTCGCCGGATACGCTGTGTGGAATATCATTGTGGTGTACGTGCTGGCTGGAAACCAGCTCACTACCCTCCTGAACCTGTTACAACAGTACAAGACTCTGGCCTATCCAGCACAGTCCCTGCTCTACCTCCTGCTGGCTGTCAGCACCATATCTGCATTTGACAG AGTTAACCTGGCCAAGATGTCTATGGCACTGCGTGGCTTTCTGACACTAGACCCTGCAGCCCTGGCCTCTTTCT TGTATTTTGTTGCTTTGATTCTGTCTTTAAGTCAACAAATGACCAGCGACAGGATAAACCTTTACACATCACAGTCTGCCAATGACACCCTATG GCCTTCTGGCTCTGAGCAACAGATCCTCCAGCCCTGGATTGCAGTCAATCTGGTGGTGGCCCTCCTGGTTGGAATAGCCTGGGTTTTCCTCTCTACCAGACCAGAAATGGATTTCACTGAAG ATATCATATTTGCCATGAAAGTGGAAGAATACCCAAAACCAGAAGAATAA
- the LOC117400582 gene encoding transmembrane protein 237-like isoform X2: MDTEIKKQHQHRALPPMPSQDTGVSTDEMPLGKPKKKTFKTSNGIGKTEESIMQPGSWRHSESKEPLTPEPPDMPPQRKRKKKKSLQIPESETSFMQNTPSEPSMQMETPNDNSVDNPDEEEVIRKPQKRTKKTHPADLQYANELGVEEDDIITDVQPPISPHALFTAPISNSQPVGKVFVERNRRFQAADRSELSKPTEQADDYMEVKSLWTTRDVALSVHRGFRVIGLFSHGFLAGYAVWNIIVVYVLAGNQLTTLLNLLQQYKTLAYPAQSLLYLLLAVSTISAFDRVNLAKMSMALRGFLTLDPAALASFCLLALSNRSSSPGLQSIWWWPSWLE; this comes from the exons ATGGATACAGAAATCAAGAAACAG cACCAGCATCGTGCCCTTCCACCAAtgccaag CCAAGACACTGGAG TTTCAACAGATGAGATGCCACTAGGCAAGCCTAAAAAGAAAACGTTCAAAACAAGCAATGGAATAGGTAagacagaag AGTCTATAATGCAGCCTGGCAGCTGGCGACATTCAGAAAGCAAAGAACCTCTGACCCCAGAACCTCCGGACATGCCCCCACAGCGtaagagaaagaagaaaaagtCATTGCAAATACCCG AGTCTGAAACGTCCTTTATGCAGAACACCCCATCAGAACCCTCCATGCAGATGGAGACGCCGAATGACAATAGTGTAGACAATCCGGATGAGGAAGAAGTGATCCGCAAGCCACAGAAGAGAACCAA AAAAACCCACCCCGCTGATCTCCAGTACGCCAATGAGCTTGGAGTGGAAGAGGATGACATCATCACTGATGTCCAGCCGCCCATTTCACCGCACGCTCTTTTCACAGCTCCCATCAGCAACAGCCAGCCAGTGGGAAAAGTGTTTGTGGAAAGAAACC gGCGATTTCAAGCTGCGGACAGGTCAGAGCTGAGTAAACCTACTGAACAAGCAGATGATTACATGGAGGTGAAATCCTTGTGGACAACAAGGGATGTGGCACTAAGCGTGCACCGGGGCTTCAG AGTGATCGGTCTGTTCTCTCACGGGTTCCTCGCCGGATACGCTGTGTGGAATATCATTGTGGTGTACGTGCTGGCTGGAAACCAGCTCACTACCCTCCTGAACCTGTTACAACAGTACAAGACTCTGGCCTATCCAGCACAGTCCCTGCTCTACCTCCTGCTGGCTGTCAGCACCATATCTGCATTTGACAG AGTTAACCTGGCCAAGATGTCTATGGCACTGCGTGGCTTTCTGACACTAGACCCTGCAGCCCTGGCCTCTTTCT GCCTTCTGGCTCTGAGCAACAGATCCTCCAGCCCTGGATTGCAGTCAATCTGGTGGTGGCCCTCCTGGTTGGAATAG
- the LOC117403053 gene encoding cytochrome P450 20A1-like isoform X1: protein MLDFVIFAVTFLIILVSAVLYLYPASRQASGIPGITPTDEKDGNLPDIVNKGSLHEFLVNLHERYGPAASFWFGRRLVVSLGSMDLLKQHINPNRTSDTFEMMLKSLLGYQSGHSGDAAESHMRKKLYETGVSKAIQSNFSLTLKLADELLSKWESYPASQHVPLCQHLLGLAMKSATQTAMGSRFEDDQEVIQFRKNHDAIWSEIGKGFLDGSLEKSSTRKKHYEDALTEMESVLKKVAKERRGKSFSQHAFMDTLLQGNLSEKQVLEDSMIFSLAGCVIAANLCSWAVYFLSTSEDVQEKLYREFSQVLGKSPISLDKIEQLKYCRQVLNETVRTAKLTPVAARLQELEGKVDKHVIPKETLVIYALGVVLQDSTAWPLPYRFDPDRFNEESARRNLSLLGVSGSQECPELRFAYTVATVLLSSLVRKLKLHHVQNQAVETKYELVSSPKEETWVTVSKRT, encoded by the exons ATGCTGGACTTTGTAATATTTGCAGTTACTTTCCTAATTATCCTCGTCAGCGCTGTTCTCTATTTATACCCG GCTTCTAGACAAGCTTCTGGCATTCCTGGAATTACCCCAACAGATGAAAA AGATGGAAACCTCCCGGACATTGTGAACAAAGGCAGTCTTCACGAGTTCTTGGTAAACCTGCATGAGCGATATGGGCCTGCTGCCTCCTTTTGGTTTGGAAGACGTCTGGTGGTCAGTCTTGGCTCAATGGACCTCCTCAAACAGCACATCAACCCCAATAGGACCT CCGATACCTTTGAAATGATGCTGAAGTCATTGCTAGGATACCAATCTGGGCATAGTGGGGATGCAGCAGAAAGTCACATGCGGAAGAAGCTGTATGAGACGGGAGTTAGTAAAGCGATCCAGAGCAACTTCTCTCTCACTCTGAAG CTGGCTGATGAACTGCTGTCCAAGTGGGAATCCTACCCAGCCTCTCAGCACGTGCCCCTCTGTCAGCACCTGCTGGGCCTCGCTATGAAGTCAGCTACCCAGACTGCGATGGGCAGCAGGTTCGAGGACGATCAAGAAGTGATCCAGTTTCGCAAAAACCATGATGCT ATTTGGTCAGAGATTGGGAAGGGCTTTTTGGATGGATCCCTTGAGAAAAGCTCTACCAGGAAAAAGCACTACGAGGATG CACTCACAGAAATGGAATCAGTGCTGAAGAAAGTTGCGAAAGAACGGCGAGGCAAGAGCTTCAGCCAGCATGCATTCATGGATACGTTACTTCAGGGAAATCTGAGCGAGAAACAG GTGTTGGAGGACAGTATGATTTTCTCCCTGGCTGGCTGTGTGATAGCTGCCAATT TGTGCAGCTGGGCAGTTTATTTCCTGTCAACTTCAGAAGACGTGCAAGAGAAGCTGTACAGAGAGTTCAGCCAGGTGCTCGGAAAGAGTCCCATTTCTCTTGACAAGATAGAACAATTAAA GTACTGCCGACAGGTCCTCAATGAGACAGTGCGGACTGCTAAGCTCACCCCAGTGGCAGCTCGTCTTCAGGAGCTAGAAGGCAAAGTGGACAAGCACGTAATTCCTAAAGAG ACGCTGGTCATATATGCCCTTGGTGTGGTTCTTCAGGACAGCACAGCATGGCCCTTACCGTACAG GTTTGATCCAGACAGATTTAATGAAGAATCTGCCAGGAGAAATCTGTCACTGCTCGGGGTCTCAGGAAGCCAGGAGTGTCCTGAGCTGAG GTTTGCCTACACTGTGGCCACAGTCCTGCTCAGCTCCCTTGTGAGGAAACTGAAGCTCCACCACGTCCAGAACCAAGCTGTGGAGACCAAATATGAGCTTGTCTCGTCACCCAAGGAGGAAACATGGGTAACAGTGAGCAAGAGGACCTAG
- the LOC117403053 gene encoding cytochrome P450 20A1-like isoform X2: MDLLKQHINPNRTSDTFEMMLKSLLGYQSGHSGDAAESHMRKKLYETGVSKAIQSNFSLTLKLADELLSKWESYPASQHVPLCQHLLGLAMKSATQTAMGSRFEDDQEVIQFRKNHDAIWSEIGKGFLDGSLEKSSTRKKHYEDALTEMESVLKKVAKERRGKSFSQHAFMDTLLQGNLSEKQVLEDSMIFSLAGCVIAANLCSWAVYFLSTSEDVQEKLYREFSQVLGKSPISLDKIEQLKYCRQVLNETVRTAKLTPVAARLQELEGKVDKHVIPKETLVIYALGVVLQDSTAWPLPYRFDPDRFNEESARRNLSLLGVSGSQECPELRFAYTVATVLLSSLVRKLKLHHVQNQAVETKYELVSSPKEETWVTVSKRT, encoded by the exons ATGGACCTCCTCAAACAGCACATCAACCCCAATAGGACCT CCGATACCTTTGAAATGATGCTGAAGTCATTGCTAGGATACCAATCTGGGCATAGTGGGGATGCAGCAGAAAGTCACATGCGGAAGAAGCTGTATGAGACGGGAGTTAGTAAAGCGATCCAGAGCAACTTCTCTCTCACTCTGAAG CTGGCTGATGAACTGCTGTCCAAGTGGGAATCCTACCCAGCCTCTCAGCACGTGCCCCTCTGTCAGCACCTGCTGGGCCTCGCTATGAAGTCAGCTACCCAGACTGCGATGGGCAGCAGGTTCGAGGACGATCAAGAAGTGATCCAGTTTCGCAAAAACCATGATGCT ATTTGGTCAGAGATTGGGAAGGGCTTTTTGGATGGATCCCTTGAGAAAAGCTCTACCAGGAAAAAGCACTACGAGGATG CACTCACAGAAATGGAATCAGTGCTGAAGAAAGTTGCGAAAGAACGGCGAGGCAAGAGCTTCAGCCAGCATGCATTCATGGATACGTTACTTCAGGGAAATCTGAGCGAGAAACAG GTGTTGGAGGACAGTATGATTTTCTCCCTGGCTGGCTGTGTGATAGCTGCCAATT TGTGCAGCTGGGCAGTTTATTTCCTGTCAACTTCAGAAGACGTGCAAGAGAAGCTGTACAGAGAGTTCAGCCAGGTGCTCGGAAAGAGTCCCATTTCTCTTGACAAGATAGAACAATTAAA GTACTGCCGACAGGTCCTCAATGAGACAGTGCGGACTGCTAAGCTCACCCCAGTGGCAGCTCGTCTTCAGGAGCTAGAAGGCAAAGTGGACAAGCACGTAATTCCTAAAGAG ACGCTGGTCATATATGCCCTTGGTGTGGTTCTTCAGGACAGCACAGCATGGCCCTTACCGTACAG GTTTGATCCAGACAGATTTAATGAAGAATCTGCCAGGAGAAATCTGTCACTGCTCGGGGTCTCAGGAAGCCAGGAGTGTCCTGAGCTGAG GTTTGCCTACACTGTGGCCACAGTCCTGCTCAGCTCCCTTGTGAGGAAACTGAAGCTCCACCACGTCCAGAACCAAGCTGTGGAGACCAAATATGAGCTTGTCTCGTCACCCAAGGAGGAAACATGGGTAACAGTGAGCAAGAGGACCTAG